One Gammaproteobacteria bacterium DNA segment encodes these proteins:
- the rng gene encoding ribonuclease G — MSTELLVNVTPRETRIAMVENGVLQEIFLDRASCRGLVSNIYRGRVSRVLPGMQAAFVDIGLDRAAFLHASDISQPSKPPIPPPEDKTDFTCRNNRLEEEEAAAEERRPAPADIAELVHEGQELLVQVIKDPLGTKGARLTTQISLPSRYVVYMPYMNTVGVSQRIEDEAERQRLRTLGRGFAHLDPDDDEEPRGGFIIRTAAEGLSEWAVRADMEFLYKLWESLRHNADGHAAPHMVYEDLPLVMRTLRESVSTELERVRIDSAENYRWVSEFVERFMPELLPRLEHYVGERPIFEMYGIEDELQRALERKVPLKSGGHLVIDQTEAMTTIDVNTGAFVGRRNLEETIFKTNLEASQAIARQLRLRNLGGIIIIDFIDMCSEEHKRQVLRALEKHLERDHTKTYISEVSSLGLVQMTRKRTRESLEHVLCESCPVCNGRGSVKTAETVCYEIFREIIREARQYEAEKLLVLASRTVVDRLLEDESANIAELESFIQVPIEIQVETLYGQEQYDVVLM; from the coding sequence ATGAGCACAGAATTGCTGGTCAACGTCACCCCCAGGGAGACCCGTATCGCCATGGTGGAGAACGGCGTGCTGCAGGAGATATTTTTGGACCGCGCGAGCTGCCGCGGTCTGGTGAGCAACATCTACCGGGGCCGGGTGTCCCGGGTGTTGCCGGGCATGCAGGCGGCCTTCGTGGATATCGGCCTCGACCGCGCCGCCTTCCTCCATGCCTCGGATATCTCCCAACCCTCCAAGCCCCCCATCCCACCCCCGGAGGACAAGACGGACTTCACGTGCCGGAACAACCGCCTGGAGGAAGAAGAGGCGGCGGCGGAGGAACGCCGGCCGGCCCCGGCGGACATCGCAGAACTCGTGCATGAAGGCCAGGAACTGCTGGTGCAGGTGATCAAGGATCCCCTGGGCACCAAGGGCGCCCGCCTCACTACCCAGATATCCCTGCCCTCGCGCTACGTGGTGTATATGCCCTACATGAACACCGTGGGGGTATCCCAACGTATCGAGGACGAGGCGGAACGCCAGCGCCTGCGCACCCTGGGGCGGGGGTTCGCCCATCTCGACCCTGATGATGACGAGGAACCCCGCGGTGGCTTCATCATCCGTACCGCCGCCGAAGGGCTGTCGGAATGGGCCGTGCGCGCCGACATGGAGTTCCTCTACAAGCTGTGGGAATCCCTGCGCCACAACGCCGACGGCCATGCCGCGCCCCACATGGTCTACGAGGACCTGCCCTTGGTGATGCGCACCCTGAGGGAGAGCGTGAGCACCGAGCTGGAGCGGGTGCGCATCGATTCGGCGGAGAACTATCGGTGGGTCTCGGAGTTCGTCGAACGCTTCATGCCGGAGCTGCTGCCGCGGCTGGAGCACTACGTGGGGGAGCGGCCCATCTTCGAGATGTACGGCATCGAGGACGAGCTGCAGCGGGCCCTGGAACGCAAGGTGCCCCTCAAGTCCGGCGGCCACTTGGTGATCGACCAGACCGAGGCCATGACCACCATCGACGTCAACACCGGGGCCTTCGTGGGGCGGCGCAACCTCGAGGAGACCATCTTCAAGACCAACCTGGAGGCCTCTCAGGCCATCGCCCGCCAGCTGCGGCTGCGCAACCTCGGCGGCATCATCATCATCGATTTCATCGACATGTGCAGCGAGGAGCACAAGCGCCAGGTGCTGCGCGCCCTGGAGAAGCACCTGGAACGGGACCACACCAAGACCTACATCAGCGAGGTGTCCTCCCTCGGCCTGGTGCAGATGACCCGCAAGCGCACCCGCGAGAGCCTGGAGCACGTGCTGTGCGAATCCTGCCCGGTATGCAACGGCCGGGGCTCGGTGAAGACGGCGGAGACCGTGTGCTACGAGATCTTCCGTGAGATCATCCGCGAGGCACGGCAGTACGAGGCGGAGAAGCTGCTGGTGCTGGCCTCCCGCACCGTGGTGGACCGGCTGCTGGAGGACGAGTCCGCCAACATCGCCGAGCTGGAATCCTTCATCCAGGTGCCCATCGAGATCCAGGTGGAGACCCTGTACGGGCAGGAGCAGTATGACGTCGTCCTCATGTAA
- a CDS encoding YhdP family protein, with protein sequence MTEVEGASPQAPPRRSLGYWVRHHLGWSLALLVLVTALAVALLRLALPALDLFRADLQQWATAELGTPVRLGGIGAEWRGWRPVLRLEGVQLLDRAGEPFLGLDALLVEVDPLESLRQAALRPDHLIIRGAEITVQRDAAGSFSLCCLGERRAGAAGAPDVAHWLRRESLLEVEDSTLHLRDHSRGGVTYSFTAIQAVLVNHPDGSWLRGQAAPPAELGAGLTFAIDLGGDAGAMDTARIYVEGRGLRMAAPPLSPMLPEGLSVGGGTLDTRLWLDWHEGRITRAHATGTIRDLAMALDGHALPAAGFGIEATFRNQDDPGWRSSGRLTALDGGILTSGGRAIRFEVSGSGTTTTRLALATERVDLAAVRPYLRAVAAGDSDEAPQPTLRGTVEDIALAFAPEDVMGSLELRARVAGAGMSRHGSLPGIRGIHGRLAMAGGRLRAILPGKPLEVDASHLFREPLRVDTLAGEVWATREAGQWSMHVDDIRLRNPDIRLWLTGRIDLPANGAPYLNLVGTFDDSRLERVSAYLPATVMADDAVRWIDRGLVSGRIHDGTLVIQGRTDAFPWEDGSGHLEVRAQLEQGIIDYKPQWPRLEEIEAEAVFVGRSMTIHGSSAKILGSDLRDVRAHSPNLDADDVLLEIAGDVTGPGQDGMRILLETPMKDRFEDHFGGAAVTGNVTMDLDFDILLRSGDVVLDGNIHFDGNDLTLPLLDMPLVDTTGRLHITDVGLDGTDLHGSLNDIPVRLDIETMKDPAEEVTRVSLTGPLTAATLRREDVPWAGRANGETTWQATVDIPNDIHDGPPTRLWATSDLRGLAIDLPAPLGKAAASARPLAVRADLDSENGRRRLDITLGNDLRAEVTLAGGGETMVVEGAHVRIGPGPVTTTDIPGLYITGTLPELDADGWVPRVMEVTAGPADPGAGRLDFAGLDLTTSRLLALGQAFEDARVVVGAPAGGHLPVTIAAAGLAGTLEVPVDGSDALVRGELERLYLTRDEDGTEEDVIDPRDIPPLEVTCADCRLGDLELGRVELTTRSLRDGLEIRRLDTVTDGLEMDITGRWIMESSGRPRSLIKAQVETNDLGDFLKRLGYQKSGIAEGKAKARLEATWAGPPTEFDLARSTGELEVTIRNGRLEDVDPGAGRFFGLLSINALPRRLLLDFRDLFEKGLSFDKLEGSFTIDEGDAYTNNLTMNAPAARVDVAGRVGLATEDYDEIVTVTPKVSSTLPVAGAIAGGPIGAAIGVAAAYISSNIMGKEVGGVIKTQYAITGSWEAPEIVKLGEEEDGEPGEEPEFDIDE encoded by the coding sequence GTGACAGAAGTGGAAGGGGCATCCCCCCAGGCACCGCCGCGGCGCTCCCTGGGTTACTGGGTACGCCACCACCTCGGCTGGTCCCTGGCCCTCCTGGTGCTGGTAACGGCCCTGGCGGTGGCCCTGTTGCGCCTCGCCCTGCCCGCCCTGGACCTGTTCCGCGCCGATCTGCAACAGTGGGCCACGGCGGAACTCGGCACCCCCGTGCGCCTCGGCGGCATCGGTGCGGAATGGCGGGGCTGGCGGCCGGTGTTGCGCCTGGAGGGGGTGCAGCTCCTGGATAGGGCCGGCGAGCCCTTCCTGGGCCTCGATGCCCTGCTGGTGGAGGTGGACCCCCTGGAGTCCCTGCGCCAGGCCGCCCTGCGGCCCGACCACCTGATCATCCGTGGTGCCGAAATCACGGTGCAGCGTGACGCCGCCGGGTCCTTCTCCCTGTGTTGCCTCGGGGAGCGGCGGGCAGGAGCCGCCGGCGCGCCGGACGTGGCCCACTGGCTGCGCCGCGAATCCCTGCTGGAGGTGGAGGACTCCACCCTGCATCTCCGGGACCATAGCCGCGGCGGCGTCACCTACAGTTTCACGGCCATCCAGGCGGTCCTCGTCAATCATCCCGACGGCAGCTGGCTGCGGGGACAGGCCGCCCCCCCCGCGGAGCTGGGGGCAGGGCTGACTTTCGCCATCGACCTCGGCGGCGACGCCGGGGCCATGGACACGGCACGCATTTACGTGGAGGGCCGTGGGCTGCGCATGGCCGCCCCGCCCCTCAGCCCCATGCTGCCGGAGGGCCTCTCCGTGGGCGGCGGCACCCTGGACACCCGCTTGTGGCTGGATTGGCACGAGGGTCGCATCACCCGCGCCCATGCCACCGGCACCATTCGCGACCTCGCCATGGCCCTCGACGGCCACGCCCTGCCCGCCGCCGGTTTCGGCATCGAGGCCACCTTCCGGAACCAGGACGACCCGGGATGGCGGAGCAGTGGGCGCCTCACCGCCCTGGACGGCGGCATACTGACCTCCGGCGGGCGGGCCATCCGCTTCGAGGTCTCGGGCAGCGGGACCACGACGACACGGCTGGCCCTGGCCACGGAGCGCGTTGATCTGGCCGCCGTCCGCCCCTATCTCCGGGCCGTGGCGGCGGGCGACAGCGACGAGGCGCCGCAACCCACCCTGCGCGGCACCGTGGAGGATATCGCCCTCGCCTTCGCGCCGGAGGACGTAATGGGATCCCTGGAGTTGCGGGCCCGGGTCGCGGGCGCCGGCATGTCCCGTCACGGCAGCCTCCCCGGGATCCGTGGTATCCACGGCCGCCTCGCCATGGCCGGCGGACGGCTGCGCGCCATCCTGCCCGGGAAACCCCTGGAGGTGGACGCCAGCCACCTGTTCCGCGAGCCCCTGCGGGTCGACACCCTGGCGGGCGAGGTGTGGGCGACCCGCGAGGCCGGGCAGTGGTCCATGCATGTAGACGACATCAGGCTGCGTAATCCCGACATCCGGCTGTGGCTGACGGGCCGCATCGACCTGCCGGCAAACGGTGCGCCCTATCTCAACCTGGTGGGGACCTTCGATGACAGCCGCCTGGAGCGGGTGAGCGCCTATCTGCCGGCAACCGTCATGGCCGATGACGCGGTGCGCTGGATTGACCGCGGCCTGGTGAGCGGGCGCATCCACGACGGCACCCTCGTCATCCAGGGCCGGACCGATGCCTTCCCCTGGGAGGACGGCTCGGGGCACCTGGAGGTCAGGGCCCAACTCGAGCAGGGCATCATCGACTACAAGCCCCAGTGGCCGCGCCTGGAGGAGATAGAGGCCGAGGCCGTCTTCGTCGGGCGTTCCATGACCATCCACGGCAGCAGCGCCAAGATCCTCGGTTCCGACCTGCGGGACGTGCGTGCCCATTCCCCCAATCTCGACGCCGATGACGTGCTGCTGGAGATCGCCGGCGACGTCACCGGTCCCGGCCAGGACGGCATGCGCATCCTCCTGGAAACGCCCATGAAGGACCGCTTCGAGGACCACTTCGGCGGTGCCGCCGTGACCGGCAACGTGACCATGGACCTGGATTTCGACATCCTCCTGCGCAGTGGCGACGTGGTCCTGGATGGCAACATCCACTTCGACGGCAACGACCTCACCCTGCCCCTGCTGGACATGCCCCTGGTAGACACCACGGGCAGACTGCACATCACCGATGTGGGCCTGGATGGCACCGATCTGCACGGCTCTCTCAACGACATCCCGGTGCGTCTAGATATCGAGACTATGAAGGATCCCGCCGAGGAGGTGACCCGCGTCAGCCTCACGGGTCCCCTGACGGCAGCGACCCTACGGCGCGAGGACGTGCCCTGGGCCGGTCGGGCCAACGGCGAGACCACCTGGCAGGCCACCGTGGACATCCCCAACGACATCCATGACGGCCCGCCCACCCGGCTGTGGGCCACCAGCGATCTGCGGGGCCTCGCCATCGACCTGCCGGCGCCGCTGGGCAAGGCGGCCGCGTCGGCCCGCCCCCTGGCCGTGCGGGCCGACCTGGACAGCGAGAACGGACGGCGCCGCCTGGACATCACCCTGGGAAACGACCTGCGGGCCGAGGTGACCCTGGCCGGGGGCGGCGAGACCATGGTCGTCGAGGGGGCCCATGTCCGCATAGGACCGGGTCCCGTGACCACCACCGACATCCCCGGCCTGTATATCACCGGCACCCTGCCCGAGCTGGATGCCGACGGCTGGGTACCGCGGGTGATGGAGGTCACCGCAGGCCCTGCCGATCCCGGGGCGGGACGCCTGGACTTCGCGGGCCTGGACCTCACCACGTCACGGCTCCTGGCCCTCGGCCAGGCCTTCGAGGATGCGCGGGTCGTGGTAGGGGCACCCGCCGGGGGCCACCTGCCGGTGACCATCGCCGCGGCCGGCCTCGCCGGCACCCTGGAGGTCCCCGTAGATGGCAGCGATGCACTCGTACGCGGCGAGCTGGAGCGTCTCTATCTCACCCGCGACGAGGACGGCACCGAGGAGGATGTCATCGACCCCCGGGACATCCCGCCCCTGGAGGTGACCTGTGCCGACTGCCGCCTCGGCGACCTGGAACTCGGCCGCGTAGAACTCACCACCCGCTCGCTGCGCGACGGCCTCGAGATCCGGCGCCTCGACACCGTCACGGATGGGCTCGAGATGGACATCACGGGCAGATGGATCATGGAATCCTCCGGCCGGCCCCGATCCCTCATCAAGGCGCAAGTGGAGACCAACGACCTTGGGGACTTCCTCAAGCGCCTCGGCTACCAGAAATCCGGTATCGCCGAGGGCAAGGCCAAGGCGCGCCTGGAGGCCACGTGGGCGGGACCGCCCACGGAGTTCGATCTGGCCCGTTCCACGGGCGAACTGGAAGTCACCATCCGTAACGGCCGCCTGGAAGACGTCGACCCCGGGGCCGGACGGTTCTTCGGACTGCTCAGCATCAACGCTCTGCCGCGCCGCCTGTTGCTGGACTTTCGTGACCTGTTCGAGAAGGGACTGAGCTTCGACAAGCTGGAAGGCAGCTTCACCATCGACGAGGGCGACGCCTATACCAACAACCTCACCATGAACGCCCCCGCGGCCCGTGTGGACGTGGCGGGCCGCGTCGGCCTGGCGACGGAAGACTACGACGAAATAGTCACGGTGACGCCGAAGGTGAGTTCCACCCTGCCGGTGGCCGGCGCCATCGCCGGCGGTCCCATAGGCGCCGCCATCGGCGTGGCCGCCGCCTATATCTCCAGCAATATCATGGGCAAGGAAGTGGGCGGGGTCATCAAGACCCAGTACGCCATCACCGGCTCCTGGGAAGCCCCGGAGATCGTCAAACTGGGCGAAGAGGAGGATGGGGAGCCCGGCGAGGAGCCGGAATTCGACATCGACGAATAG
- a CDS encoding helix-turn-helix transcriptional regulator, whose amino-acid sequence MSLSTEFLTTRELADLLHIKERKVYELAASGAIPCSRATGKLLFPRQEVEAWVARHSSGAGTERAGHRRNVFLGSYDPLLEWSLRAAGTELATFLDGSLDGLERFAAGEGVAAGLHVYDPDSDDWNVAAVRACCGHAPVALLEFAWRERGLIVAPGEEFALGEVAALCGRRVAPRQEAAGTQVLLRHLMAKASVDAADISWGDTVRTESDAALAVLEGKVDAALGLRAIADQLRLGFVPLVRERFDILVDRKAWFDPPLQRLHSFMATDGFRAKAAEMTGYDIGGLGRVHFNGA is encoded by the coding sequence GTGAGTCTTAGCACCGAGTTCCTCACCACCAGGGAGTTGGCGGACCTGCTCCATATCAAGGAGCGCAAGGTCTACGAGCTGGCGGCCTCCGGTGCCATCCCCTGTTCCCGGGCCACGGGCAAGCTGCTGTTTCCGCGCCAGGAGGTGGAGGCCTGGGTGGCCCGTCACAGTTCGGGCGCCGGGACCGAACGCGCCGGCCATCGCCGCAACGTGTTCCTCGGCAGTTACGATCCTCTGCTGGAGTGGTCCCTGAGGGCCGCGGGGACGGAACTCGCCACCTTCCTGGACGGCAGCCTCGACGGGCTGGAGCGCTTCGCCGCCGGGGAGGGGGTGGCCGCCGGGCTGCACGTCTACGATCCCGACAGCGACGACTGGAACGTGGCCGCGGTGCGGGCGTGCTGCGGTCACGCGCCGGTGGCCCTGCTGGAGTTCGCCTGGCGCGAGCGCGGACTCATCGTGGCCCCGGGGGAAGAGTTCGCCCTCGGCGAGGTGGCCGCCCTATGCGGGCGCCGGGTGGCCCCTCGCCAGGAGGCCGCCGGCACCCAGGTGCTGTTGCGTCACCTGATGGCGAAGGCGAGCGTGGACGCCGCCGACATCAGTTGGGGAGACACAGTGCGCACCGAGTCCGATGCCGCCCTGGCCGTGCTCGAAGGCAAGGTGGATGCCGCCCTCGGCCTGCGCGCTATCGCGGACCAGCTGCGTCTCGGTTTCGTGCCCCTGGTGCGGGAGCGTTTCGATATTCTGGTGGACCGCAAGGCGTGGTTCGACCCGCCCCTGCAGCGGCTCCACTCCTTTATGGCTACGGACGGATTCCGGGCCAAGGCGGCCGAGATGACGGGCTACGACATCGGCGGGCTGGGCCGGGTCCATTTCAACGGTGCCTGA